A stretch of the Marivirga tractuosa DSM 4126 genome encodes the following:
- a CDS encoding MGMT family protein, whose translation MKEKNDFFDQVYQVVRLIPKGRVTSYGAIAKYLGAAKSSRVVGYAMNASHEMEDVPAHRVVNRNGLLTGKMHFKTPDTMETSLEAEGIKVKNDQIQNFKEVFWDPMEELEI comes from the coding sequence ATGAAGGAAAAGAATGATTTTTTCGATCAGGTATACCAAGTTGTTCGATTAATACCTAAAGGAAGGGTGACATCTTATGGTGCAATTGCTAAATACTTAGGGGCTGCAAAAAGTTCCAGAGTGGTGGGCTATGCAATGAACGCTTCCCATGAAATGGAAGATGTTCCAGCCCATAGGGTTGTAAACAGAAACGGATTATTAACTGGAAAAATGCACTTTAAAACTCCAGATACAATGGAAACCTCACTTGAGGCGGAGGGGATTAAAGTAAAGAATGATCAAATTCAGAATTTTAAAGAAGTTTTTTGGGATCCTATGGAAGAATTGGAGATTTAA